AAGCCGTGGTTGATGGCGGCCCGCCGCCCGCTCGCGCCTGAAAGGTTGGCGGGCAGGCCGTTGTTGAAATGAGTATCCACCAGCAGCGCCATTTGCCGGTCCATCAGGTCGGCGAGGTTGGCGACCGCCGTTTTCAGAGCGTCCATGGCGAAGGCAATGTGCCCGCCATAGAAGTGCCCGCCGTGCAGCAGCAGCTGATTTTCGCCATCGATGATGGGGTTGTCGTTGGCGCTGTTGAGTTCGGTCTCGATGAACTGGCGCAGCCAGAGCAGGCTGTCGCGCAGCACGCCGATGATGTGCGGCGCGCAGCGGATGGAATAGCGATCCTGCAGCCGGTGGCTATGGGTGGGTGCGTCCCCGCGCCCCCAGGTCCGCGCGAATCCACGCGGCGATTTCCGCCTGGCCTGGATGCGGCTTCACCGCGAACAGGCGCGGATCGAAGTGATATTCATTACCGCCCAGCGCAACGCTCGCCATGGCGGTCAGCCGCGCGGTCAGGCGGGTCAGGTACTCGGCACGGGCATAGGCATCGCAGGCGAGCGCCGTCATCACCGCCGTGCCATTCATGATGGCCAGCCCCTCCTTGGGCTGAAGCGTGAGGGGCACAAGCCCCGCCGCCGCCAGCGCCTCGGCCGCCGGGCAGGTCTTGCCCCGGTAGAGCACGTCCCGCTCGCCCACCAGTGCCGCCGCGATGTAGGAAAGCGGCGTCAGATCACCGCTCGCGCCAACGCTTCCTTCCTCCGGAATGAGCGGCAGCAGATCATGATTCAGAAAGTCGCTGAGCCGTTCCAGCAGCACCCAGCGCACGCCGGAGACCCCGCGCGCGAGCGACGCCAGCCGTACCGCCAGCACGGCCCGCGTCTGCGCGGCATCCAAATGACGGCCGAGCCCGCAGCCATGGAAGCGCGACAGGTGCAGCGGCAGCGCCTCGACGAGATCGCGCGGCACGCCCCGGCCGCAGCTGTCGCCATAGCCGGTGGTCACGCCGTAGACATGCCCCTCGCGGTCGAGCAGCGTATCGAGAAAGGCAACGCCCGCCTCCACCTTGCGGCGAAACGCATCCGACGCCGAAAGCGCCACGGGCACGCTTCTCCGCGCAATGGCGTTCACGTCTTCGATCCGCAGCGGCCCGTCGCCAAAGACAATGGGCGTTTGGGCAGCGGCACCATCAAGCGGTGAGGAAATATGGTCTGGTCGGTACATGGCCATCAGCCTTGCGTATCAAGGGGGCGGTCCGCCGCCTTCGGCGTCGCCCAAAAATCAAAGAAGTTGAACCACTGGTAGGGGTAGCGCAGCGCGTAATATTCCAGCCGCTGGGCATAGCGGCTAACTGCCGCCTGCAAAGCCGCCTGCCGCTCGCGCCGGGGCAGCGCCAAGGGGTCAGCGAATTTCTCGAAATATACCTTGTAGCCGTCGCCGTCCCGCACGCTGAACACCAGCAGTACCGGCGCACCCAGCGCAGCCGCCAGCATGAACGGCCCCTGCGGAAAGTCAGCGGACACGCCCAGGAAGGGCGCGCGGACCGTGCGGGGCGTATCGCTGGTTGGCGTGCGGTCGCCCACGATCACCACCATCTCGCCCCGGCTCACCCGCTCGTGCAGCTGCATTGCCGTATCCGGCCCGAAGTCCGTCACCTGAAACAACGAAACCTGCGCTTTCGGGTTGGTGCGGGCGAGCAGCCGGTTGAAGCTTTCCGCATGGCGGGTGTGCACCAGCACGTTGATCCGCATGTTGCGGTAAAGGCTGCCAAGCGCCCGGCAAACCTCAATGTTGCCGAGGTGGGAGGCGATCATCACCACACCGCGCCCGGCCTGTTCCAGTTCGGTGAGGACTTCCCGGTTTTCGTAGCGGATATCGCCAAGCGAAATTCGCCCCATCCATGCCGCCACCTTGTCGAGCGCGGATGTACCGAAGCTCAGGAAATGGCGCAGGCTCTCCCGCCACCCTGGCGGGCGCTTGAAATTCCCCCGCCCTTGCGGGTGGGCATGGACGCGGGCAAGAAAATCCCTGGAGGCCTGCCGCGCCTGTCGCCCGAATAAAAAGAAGTAAAAAATAATCGGGTAGAGCAACACCGCCAGAAAAGCCCGCCCCAGCAGCCGATAGGCCAGGAACGTGAGATAAAGCCCGACAAAGGAGCCGCGCTCCTGCGCCTGATGCCAGGCCTTGCCCTCTGCCCGGAGCGCTGCGGTTTTCTCGGCCAGCCCCGACATCACGCTGCCCTCGTCCGGCCAAGGCGGCCCGTCAGCCCTCGCCCGACCATGCCGAGGATGAGCCGCGTGTGCATCCAGCTGATCCGCCCGTTATCCGCCAGCATCCGAAAATTGGAGACGCCGCCTTCCGGATAGATCACCACTGTCGGCAGGGAGCGGATCGCCACGCCCGCCCAGTGCAGCCGCACCAGAATCTCCACGTCGAAGTCCATGCGCCGCCCGAGGGAGGAGGCGCTGTCTGCCACCTGCAGCGTCGGGGCCAGTGGGTAGACGCGAAAGCCGCACATGGGATCGACGATATCCAGCGACAGCGTTTCCAGCCAAACGCACAGGCGCGTGATCTGGCGGCCGATGCGCCGCCCCAGGGGCGCGCTGACGTCAAACTGCGGGTGGCCACTGATAAGCGCCTGAGGCGTCTCCCGGCTCGCCGCCAGAAAGCGCGGAATGTCCGCAAGGTTGTGCTGGCCGTCGCTGTCGATCTGCAGCGCGTGACTGTGGCCATCGGCCAGGGCCGCCTTCAAACCGGTGAGCACCGCCGCGCCCTTGCCGCCGTTCTCCTCGCGCCGGATCACCCGCACATGGGGAAAGCGGCCGGGCAGGGCTTGCAGCAGCCGCGCGGTTTCCGCCTCGTTGCCGTCGTCGACGAAGTAGGCGGGCAGACCGACCTCTGCCAGCCGCGCCGCCAGCCGCGCCGCCTCCCGGCCATGACGGTAGACCGGCACCACGATTGCATAGGAACCGGTCATGCCTTGGCCTCGAACTGAACGCGTCCCGACGCATGGCGACCAAGCGCGCTGGAGAACTCAAAGTAGAGCTTGGCCGCCGCCGGATCA
The window above is part of the Pedomonas mirosovicensis genome. Proteins encoded here:
- a CDS encoding aromatic amino acid ammonia-lyase, with amino-acid sequence MYRPDHISSPLDGAAAQTPIVFGDGPLRIEDVNAIARRSVPVALSASDAFRRKVEAGVAFLDTLLDREGHVYGVTTGYGDSCGRGVPRDLVEALPLHLSRFHGCGLGRHLDAAQTRAVLAVRLASLARGVSGVRWVLLERLSDFLNHDLLPLIPEEGSVGASGDLTPLSYIAAALVGERDVLYRGKTCPAAEALAAAGLVPLTLQPKEGLAIMNGTAVMTALACDAYARAEYLTRLTARLTAMASVALGGNEYHFDPRLFAVKPHPGQAEIAAWIRADLGARGRTHP
- a CDS encoding LpxL/LpxP family acyltransferase; the protein is MSGLAEKTAALRAEGKAWHQAQERGSFVGLYLTFLAYRLLGRAFLAVLLYPIIFYFFLFGRQARQASRDFLARVHAHPQGRGNFKRPPGWRESLRHFLSFGTSALDKVAAWMGRISLGDIRYENREVLTELEQAGRGVVMIASHLGNIEVCRALGSLYRNMRINVLVHTRHAESFNRLLARTNPKAQVSLFQVTDFGPDTAMQLHERVSRGEMVVIVGDRTPTSDTPRTVRAPFLGVSADFPQGPFMLAAALGAPVLLVFSVRDGDGYKVYFEKFADPLALPRRERQAALQAAVSRYAQRLEYYALRYPYQWFNFFDFWATPKAADRPLDTQG
- a CDS encoding glycosyltransferase family 2 protein, with translation MTGSYAIVVPVYRHGREAARLAARLAEVGLPAYFVDDGNEAETARLLQALPGRFPHVRVIRREENGGKGAAVLTGLKAALADGHSHALQIDSDGQHNLADIPRFLAASRETPQALISGHPQFDVSAPLGRRIGRQITRLCVWLETLSLDIVDPMCGFRVYPLAPTLQVADSASSLGRRMDFDVEILVRLHWAGVAIRSLPTVVIYPEGGVSNFRMLADNGRISWMHTRLILGMVGRGLTGRLGRTRAA